In Mercurialis annua linkage group LG6, ddMerAnnu1.2, whole genome shotgun sequence, the following are encoded in one genomic region:
- the LOC126687532 gene encoding pheromone-processing carboxypeptidase KEX1-like, translated as MVITRSISKNSPKLNVANTNLKNPLSERKTGFTEISSKKMGNELSSSKKKRVVNDFEDNNFKELPVSENLQPTVEAGFGGAFVKGNCKAEDEVEGNEDDENESSNKEANEESEDNDNSDDNDNGDGDNDLYNDKIHGDSNEDDKDKDNENKYDLSHENTIEDYNISERFYYGYNEFEAGNNYEKKGDEGKRNKESDYVVKERKKLILSCY; from the exons ATGGTTATCACTAGGTCAATTTCCAAAAATTCTCCTAAATTAAATGTTGCAAACACTAATTTAAAGAATCCTTTAAGTGAAAGGAAGACCGGTTTCACTGAAATTTCAAGTAAGAAAATGGGAAACGAGCTTTCGTCAAGTAAGAAAAAGAGAGTTGTTAATGATTTTGAggataataattttaaagaaCTTCCAGTTTCTGAAAA TCTACAACCAACAGTCGAAGCTGGATTTGGAGGGGCTTTTGTGAAAGGAAATTGTAAAGCCGAAGATGAGGTGGAGGGGAATGAA GATGATGAGAATGAGTCGAGCAACAAAGAGGCAAATGAGGAAAGTGAGGACAATGATAACAGCGATGACAACGATAATGGCGATGGCGACAATGACTTGTATAATGATAAGATCCATGGAGATAGCAATGAAGACGATAAAGACAAAGATAATGAGAACAAATATGACTTAAGTCATGAAAATACAATTGAAGATTACAATATTAGTGAGAGGTTCTATTACGGTTATAATGAGTTTGAGGCTGGTAACAACTATGAAAAGAAAGGTGACGAGGGTAAACGTAACAAAGAGAGTGATTATGTTGttaaagagagaaaaaagctAATATTATCTTGTTATTAG
- the LOC126688112 gene encoding NADH dehydrogenase [ubiquinone] 1 beta subcomplex subunit 10-B — protein sequence MGRKKGVVEFEETGPDDFDPSNPYKDPVAMLEMREHIVREKWIQIEKAKILRERLRWCYRVEGVNHLQKCRNLVQQYLESTRGIGWGKDHRPPCFHGPKVVEEAAESD from the exons atgggAAGGAAGAAGGGAGTAGTGGAGTTCGAGGAAACCGGACCCGATGACTTCGATCCATCGAACCCGTACAAGGACCCGGTGGCCATGCTCGAAATGAGAGAGCATATAGTACGAGAAAAATGGATTCAAATCGAGAAAGCAAAAATCTTAAGAGAGAGGCTGAGGTGGTGTTACCGTGTCGAAGGCGTTAATCATCTCCAGAAGTGCCGCAATCTTGTTCAGCAGTATCTCGAGTCTACACGTGGCATTGGTTGGGGCAAAGACCACCGCCCGCCGTGTTTCCACG GTCCAAAAGTGGTGGAGGAAGCAGCTGAGTCTGATTGA